The following is a genomic window from Hymenobacter sp. APR13.
TAAACTGCCAGCAGCACCGCTACGGCTGCCAGGGCCGCCAGCGGCAGCCAGAGGGCGCCGCGCCCCGAAGTGGGGCGGGCAGCAGAAGAAGAGGCCGACACCAAACGCTATTCCAGAACTTTCGGTACGCGGAAATAATCGGAGTCCTTGCGCGGGGCGTTGCGCAGGCCTTCCTGGTGGCTCACGGAGTTGTGCGCCTCATCGGGCCGCAGCACGTTGATTTCGTGCGACAGATGCACCAGCGGCTCCACGTCGGTGGTGTCGAGCTGGCGGAGCTGGTCCACCCAGTTCAGGATCTTGTTCAGGTCGCCGAGCATCTGCTCCTCCTTGGTTTCGTCGAGTTCGAGGCGGGAAAGGTGGGCCAGTTGGCGCAGGGTGGCTAAGTCGGTGCTCACGGAGGAAATTAAAAATTAGAAAGTAAAAATTAAGAATTGGTGGAAGCCAATTCCTGGGTTTGCGGCGTCTTTGCGCCTGATTTAGGTGCCGGGCCGGAAGGTGCCGCCGGAAACTGCCGCCACGTGCTCGGCTCCGGAATGCCCCGGGCGTCGGGGCGGAAGCCGCTGGCGATGGTGTCGTAGGCTTGCTGCCGGAGCCGGGGGGCATCGGCGGCGGTGAGGCCGGTGGTGAAGATAGGCGCGTGCAGCGTGATGGCCAGCGGCGAGTAGCGCACCCGCAAGCCTCCAACGTCGGGCATGAAGCGGTGGTTCAGTGGCATCGTGACGGGCACCAGCGGCACGCCGGCCGCAATGGCCAGCTGAAACGCGCCGTCTTTGAACTCGCCCATCTCCTCGCCGGGCTTTTTGGAAATCGAGCCTTCCGGAAAGATAACCACCGAGCGGCCGGCTTCCAGCGAGCGGCGCGCCTGCACCATGGCCCGGCCCCGGCTCATGGCATTGTCGCGATCGACGGTGATGTAGGCGCGCCCGAAAATGGGGCCCCACACCGGCACGCGGGCCAGCGAGAGTTTGCCCATGATGTTGAGCCAGCCCGGAATGGTGCGGAACAGCAGCGGAATATCGATGTAGGAGCTATGGTTGGCCACGTACACGCAGGGCTGGCCGGCGGGCAGCGGGCTGTGGCGCACCACTTCCACCGGCATGCCCCACATCCGGATGAACAGCCGGCTCCAGGCGCGGTTGAGGCTGTGCAGGTGGCGGTGCCCGGCGGGCCGGCGGCTCAGGGCCCACTGCAGCGGGTAGGTAACCACAAACGGCATCACAAACCAGAACGTCGCCCAGGTGGTGTACAGCCGATGACCAAGATAGCGCAGAAAGTGCCGCATGGCTGCAAAGGTAGGAACTTGGGTAGGTTCTGTCATCCTGAGTGAAGCGAAGGACCTTATCACGCCGGAGTAGTCCTCGTTACAACGCTTTGTGCTGGTGTGACAAGGTCCTTCGCTTCACTCAGGATGACAGGCCATTTGCTAAGCCTTCCTTCCCGCCAGCACCTTTTCCGCTTTCAGCAGGCCGGCCACGCTCACGGCGTCGGTGATGCGGTTGTCCATCACCATCTGCACGGCCTCGGCGAGGGGCAGCTTCCAGAGGCGTAGGTCTTCGGTTTCTTCGGGTTCCAGCTCGCCGGCAGTGAGGTCTTCGGCCAGAAACACGAAGCCTTCCTCATCGGTGACGGAGTTGGAGGTGTGCAGGCGGGCAATGTTGGTCCAGCGGCGGGCCGTGAGGCCGGTTTCCTCGCGCAGCTCCCGCTGCGCCGATTCCAGCACGTCCAGCTCCACGGGGCCGCCGCCCATCGGAATTTCCCAGCTGTACTCGCTCAGCGGGTAGCGGTACTGGCCCACCAGCCAGGTGTTGCCCTCGTCATCCACCGGTACAATGCCCAGGGCCTTGTTTTTCATGGTGACCACGCCGTAGATGCCGCGCCCGCCGCCGGGGTTGAGCACCTGGTCTTCGCGCACCGAAATCCAGGGGTTGTGGTATTTCACTTCGGTGCTGAGCACCTGCCAGGGGTTGTGATTTTCGTCGAGCGACGGATCGGGGTAGTGCATGAGCGGCAGCCTGATAAACGGTAGGCGGCAAAGGTACGGGCGGGGCGTAATTGGCATCCGTCGGGCGAGCGGGCGGCTTGGTCGGCGAAATCAGGCAGTTGGCCAAATAATTTAGGCCAAGCTGCTGATGGTGAGTAGTTTTGTTTCATTCAAGAAGGCGCGGGGGAGTTTTGTGGAAAGGAAGGCCTCTCCCGTACCGAGTCGGATGAATGATAAGAGTAGGGTGGATGATTACTAAAGTCGTCCGGCGCCGAATGCAAAAGACCGTTGCCGCCCCGCAACGGTCTTTTTGTTTGGGGCTTGGCTGAAGGCAGAGGGCTGGCGCCGGGCCGCCGGCCAAGATTCTGTTTCAACCTGCGTTCTGATGCCGCCGTACCAGTACTACGCCGGCTGCTCACATTCCGGTCGGCGTTGCATGTGTATGGCCAATCAGCCCAAAAACCAGCCCAACCAGAATGCTCAACCCGGCGACCCGCTCTTCAACCTGAAGCACGCGCAGGCCGAATCGGAGCTGACCGCCCAGACCGGTGGCCTCGGCCCCACCACCAACATCTACACCAGCACCGACGAAGACGCGGAGCTCGACGAAGGCCCACGCGACAAACAAGGATTACGCCGCGGCGAAACCCCACCCAGTGAAGGTTCTGCCGCCGGCAGCCACAAATAAGCAGCGAGTATTGAGTGCCTAGCATGGAGTATTAAGCATTGAGCAATTGGTGCTCAATGCGGAGTAATCTCTTCCAACTACTCCATACTCTCTACCAGTTACCCAATACCAGAAAGGGCCTCTCCGGGTGCGTCAGCCGCCGGGGAGGCCTTTTTGTTGGGCGCTGCGCCGTAGGTGGCCTTACCTTTGGGGCTATGTTGCTTGCTTCCTACACTGACCATCCGCTCGAAGCGGGCCTCGATGAAGCCGGGCGCGGCTGCCTGGCCGGCCCGGTATTCGCGGCGGCCGTGATTCTGCCGCCCGATTTCGCGCCCGCCTACCTCAACGATTCCAAGCAGCTAAGCGCCCGCCGCCGCACGGCGCTACGGGCCGAAATCTGTGAGCACGCCGTGGCCTGGGCCGTAGCCGAGGCCTCACCCGCCGAAATTGCTACCGTCAATATTGCCCAGGCCAGCTACCTGGCCATGCACCGCGCTGTGGCGGCGCTCGGCGTGGTGCCCACCCACCTGGCCGTCGATGGCAACCGGTTCAAGCCGTACGCGGGCATCGAGCACACCTGCCTGATCAAGGGCGACACCCGCTTCCGGCACATTGCAGCGGCCTCCATCCTGGCCAAAACCTTCCGCGACGAGCGGATGGCCGAGCTGGCCGAGCTGTTTCCGGGCTACGGCTGGGAGCAGAATGCCGGCTACCCCACGCCTGCACACCGCGCCGCCATCCGCCAGCACGGCCCCACCGAGCACCACCGCATGGGCTTTCGGTTGCTGTGAGTGGGTGAGGAGGTGATGAGGTGAAGTGGTGATGGAGTGATGAGGACGAAATAAAAAGAACGTCATTTCGAGCGGAGCGAGGAATCTCGCCAGTGTAGTAACTGATTCTACCACACTGGCGAGATTCCTCGCTCCACTCGGAATGACGTTCTTACTTCTTCACTCCATCACCTCATTCCTTCATCACCTCACTACTCTTTCATCTTCAGCAGATCCAGAAACAGGCTGAAGCCGTCGACGGTCGTGCCGCCTTCGCCGAAGCTGTCGAAGCTTAGGGGCTTGATGATGTAGCCGCTGACGGCCAGATTCTGGGCTTTCAGCCGCTCCGACTCCAGGTCGGAGGTGGTGGTGATGAACACGTTCAGGTTGACAAACTCTGGGTCGGAGCGCAGCTGCTCCAGCAGTTCCAGGCCGTTCATGCGGGGCATGTTGATGTCGAGCATTACTACGCTGGGGTGCTCAATCTTGGTCTGGTCGGCTTCGCCACGCAGCATGTTCAGGGCTTCGCGGCCGTTGCGGGCAATGTGCAGTGGCACGGTAATGTTATTCTTCCGAAGCTCACGCTGCACATTCATGATGTCCATTTGGTCGTCTTCGACTAGAAGGATACTAGGCATAGCGGGTGTTGGTTGGTAGGGGCGGAAAACGTAAAACGAAAGCCATATGGCCAAAGGCTATACGGCAATCAGGGGTTTGGGGGCTGAACTGCCGAGGCCGGGCCGGCTGGCTGACGGCTGGCGAGGCCAGGTGAAATAGAACGTGGCACCCTGTCCTTCGGCCGACTCGATGCGGATGGTGCCGCCCTGCCGCTCCACAATTTTCTTCACAATGGCTAGTCCCACGCCTGTGCTTTCCAGCGTGTCGCGCTCGGTCAGGGTCTGGAAAATGACGAAAATCCGCTCGTGGTATTCGGGCGCAATGCCGGGACCATTGTCTGCCACGGAGAAGGTGAAGAAGCTTTTTTCTTCGGTGCAGCCGATGCGCACGACGCCGGCTTCGGGGTGCGGGTGGTATTTGGCGGCGTTGCTGATGAGGTTGGTGAACACCTGCTGCAGCTGC
Proteins encoded in this region:
- the gatC gene encoding Asp-tRNA(Asn)/Glu-tRNA(Gln) amidotransferase subunit GatC is translated as MSTDLATLRQLAHLSRLELDETKEEQMLGDLNKILNWVDQLRQLDTTDVEPLVHLSHEINVLRPDEAHNSVSHQEGLRNAPRKDSDYFRVPKVLE
- a CDS encoding lysophospholipid acyltransferase family protein — its product is MRHFLRYLGHRLYTTWATFWFVMPFVVTYPLQWALSRRPAGHRHLHSLNRAWSRLFIRMWGMPVEVVRHSPLPAGQPCVYVANHSSYIDIPLLFRTIPGWLNIMGKLSLARVPVWGPIFGRAYITVDRDNAMSRGRAMVQARRSLEAGRSVVIFPEGSISKKPGEEMGEFKDGAFQLAIAAGVPLVPVTMPLNHRFMPDVGGLRVRYSPLAITLHAPIFTTGLTAADAPRLRQQAYDTIASGFRPDARGIPEPSTWRQFPAAPSGPAPKSGAKTPQTQELASTNS
- a CDS encoding NUDIX domain-containing protein → MHYPDPSLDENHNPWQVLSTEVKYHNPWISVREDQVLNPGGGRGIYGVVTMKNKALGIVPVDDEGNTWLVGQYRYPLSEYSWEIPMGGGPVELDVLESAQRELREETGLTARRWTNIARLHTSNSVTDEEGFVFLAEDLTAGELEPEETEDLRLWKLPLAEAVQMVMDNRITDAVSVAGLLKAEKVLAGRKA
- a CDS encoding ribonuclease HII, which codes for MLLASYTDHPLEAGLDEAGRGCLAGPVFAAAVILPPDFAPAYLNDSKQLSARRRTALRAEICEHAVAWAVAEASPAEIATVNIAQASYLAMHRAVAALGVVPTHLAVDGNRFKPYAGIEHTCLIKGDTRFRHIAAASILAKTFRDERMAELAELFPGYGWEQNAGYPTPAHRAAIRQHGPTEHHRMGFRLL
- a CDS encoding response regulator, with product MPSILLVEDDQMDIMNVQRELRKNNITVPLHIARNGREALNMLRGEADQTKIEHPSVVMLDINMPRMNGLELLEQLRSDPEFVNLNVFITTTSDLESERLKAQNLAVSGYIIKPLSFDSFGEGGTTVDGFSLFLDLLKMKE